The following are encoded together in the Acidicapsa ligni genome:
- the hutH gene encoding histidine ammonia-lyase yields MKLENTALPFQLDGSPITLSEIESVASFATTGHCLVVITPEALARAAASREVIEQILATGQTVYGVNTGFGKLADVRIPSEHLAQLQTNLVRSHACGLGEPLSEAESRAMLLLRANVLAKGFSGVRPALLELLVAMLNAGVHPIIPAKGSVGASGDLAPLAHLALVVIGEGEAIFQGQRMSGAEALTAAGLAPLKLAAKEGLALLNGTQAMTAVGALVTHRARYLVQTADLAGAMSLEALKGTPTAFDSRIHAARPHSGQIASAANLTAILADSEIRESHRSQSVDTRVQDAYCLRCMPQVHGAVRGVLDHVASILETESGSATDNPLVFPAKQGSDAEVLSGGNFHGAPLSYAFDYAAAALTDLASISERRIDRLINPDINEGLPAFLCANAGLSSGYMIAHVTAAALLNECKVLAHPSSTDSVPTSGGKEDHVSMGMTGALKLRQITDNLELILAIEMMCAAQGLDYRLPLKPGKVVADAHARVRAVVAHLDDDRIPAPDIEAIASLIRKGKV; encoded by the coding sequence ATGAAGCTTGAGAATACAGCGCTCCCGTTTCAACTCGATGGCAGTCCTATAACTCTGTCTGAAATCGAATCCGTCGCCAGTTTTGCAACGACAGGCCATTGCCTGGTTGTTATTACGCCTGAGGCTTTGGCCCGCGCAGCCGCCAGCCGAGAAGTCATCGAGCAGATCCTGGCCACAGGCCAGACTGTCTACGGAGTCAACACCGGTTTTGGCAAGCTTGCCGACGTGCGCATCCCGTCTGAGCATCTCGCCCAGTTGCAGACGAATCTGGTTCGCAGCCATGCCTGCGGGCTTGGTGAGCCGCTCTCCGAGGCGGAGTCCCGCGCGATGCTGCTGCTGCGCGCCAACGTCCTTGCGAAGGGCTTCAGCGGCGTACGCCCCGCGCTTCTCGAACTGCTGGTAGCCATGCTCAACGCAGGCGTTCATCCCATCATTCCCGCCAAAGGCTCGGTTGGAGCCAGCGGCGATCTTGCCCCGCTCGCGCATCTCGCCCTGGTTGTAATCGGCGAGGGCGAAGCGATTTTCCAAGGCCAGCGTATGTCCGGCGCAGAGGCTCTGACTGCAGCCGGTCTCGCTCCGCTGAAACTTGCCGCCAAAGAGGGGCTGGCATTGCTTAACGGCACGCAGGCAATGACCGCTGTCGGCGCACTCGTAACCCATCGCGCTCGCTATCTTGTACAGACCGCGGATCTGGCTGGAGCCATGTCCCTGGAAGCGCTCAAGGGAACGCCAACCGCCTTCGACTCGCGCATTCACGCGGCGCGTCCGCATTCGGGCCAGATCGCTTCCGCTGCCAATCTCACCGCAATCCTTGCCGATAGCGAAATTCGCGAGTCGCATCGGTCGCAGTCTGTCGACACGCGCGTACAGGATGCCTATTGCCTTCGCTGCATGCCCCAGGTTCATGGCGCAGTTCGCGGCGTTCTCGACCATGTCGCGAGCATTCTCGAAACCGAATCGGGTTCTGCGACGGACAACCCGTTGGTGTTTCCAGCGAAGCAGGGAAGCGACGCCGAGGTCTTATCCGGCGGCAACTTCCACGGAGCACCCTTGTCCTATGCCTTCGACTACGCCGCGGCCGCTCTCACCGATCTCGCCAGCATCAGCGAACGCCGCATCGACCGGCTCATCAATCCCGATATCAACGAGGGACTGCCAGCGTTTCTTTGCGCTAACGCAGGCCTTTCCTCGGGATACATGATTGCCCACGTCACTGCCGCGGCGCTTCTGAACGAATGCAAGGTTCTGGCTCACCCAAGCAGCACGGACTCCGTCCCGACCTCCGGCGGCAAAGAAGACCATGTTTCTATGGGTATGACCGGCGCGCTCAAACTACGCCAGATTACGGACAACCTCGAACTCATCCTCGCCATAGAGATGATGTGCGCCGCGCAGGGTCTCGACTATCGTCTCCCCCTCAAGCCGGGCAAGGTCGTGGCGGATGCCCATGCAAGGGTTCGCGCTGTTGTCGCGCATCTCGATGACGATCGCATTCCGGCTCCGGACATTGAAGCGATCGCCAGCCTGATTCGTAAAGGGAAAGTATAG
- a CDS encoding YebC/PmpR family DNA-binding transcriptional regulator — MSGHSKWATIKHKKGALDAKRGKIFTRLIKEITIAAKTGGGDPDGNPRLRSAILAAKAENMPQDNIKRAIQRGTGELEGVNYEEISFEGYGPGGVALIVDTLTDNRNRTVSEVRFAFSKNGGNLGETGSVRFMFSKKGVIAIEKAEATEDQLMNIVLEHGGEDLNDHEESWEIVTDPASYEAVLAAVKAAKITTVMSEVTMVASTYTKLEGTAANQMIRLLDTLEDLDDVQNVYSNFDMDAEQMEAAG; from the coding sequence ATGTCCGGCCATTCAAAATGGGCCACAATCAAGCACAAAAAGGGCGCGCTGGATGCTAAGCGCGGCAAGATATTCACTCGCCTGATCAAGGAAATCACGATCGCAGCCAAGACCGGCGGCGGAGATCCTGACGGCAATCCGCGCCTGCGCTCTGCCATCCTGGCAGCCAAGGCCGAGAATATGCCGCAGGACAACATCAAGCGTGCGATTCAGCGCGGTACGGGCGAGCTGGAAGGTGTGAACTACGAAGAGATTTCGTTCGAGGGCTACGGCCCCGGCGGCGTCGCACTGATCGTGGACACCCTGACCGACAATCGCAACCGCACGGTGAGTGAAGTTCGCTTTGCATTCTCGAAGAACGGCGGCAATCTCGGCGAGACCGGATCGGTACGCTTCATGTTTTCAAAGAAGGGCGTCATTGCGATCGAGAAGGCCGAGGCCACTGAAGATCAGCTCATGAATATCGTGCTCGAACATGGTGGAGAAGACCTGAACGATCACGAGGAGAGCTGGGAAATTGTCACCGATCCTGCGTCGTATGAGGCCGTTCTCGCAGCGGTGAAAGCGGCGAAGATTACGACGGTGATGAGCGAGGTAACGATGGTAGCCTCGACCTACACCAAGCTTGAGGGCACGGCAGCCAATCAGATGATTCGCCTGCTGGATACCCTGGAAGATCTCGACGACGTGCAGAATGTCTATTCCAACTTCGATATGGATGCAGAACAGATGGAAGCGGCGGGTTAG
- a CDS encoding acyloxyacyl hydrolase, with amino-acid sequence MFPFWSRFSKCTLAFSLILGLAAVAGAEPDHAGTTPAAGADSSGQGSSTWEFGPFLNGGVGLGNRSDFSFLSPGFQVGKTLTPVVKAGPLSGRFEFAGNIMPLWLAFTPAPHSQIAIASDGTPVLQQVGGGTFTGLSITPVIFRWNFANHSRRFKPWVQAAGGLIYTTHKFPPNIEVPKGTPGGTSVFNFSPQGGGGFHYFLRPRRSIDFGVNAVHISSASLGDRNPGVNASLQFQLGYTWWK; translated from the coding sequence TTGTTTCCATTTTGGTCTCGGTTTTCAAAATGCACATTAGCGTTTTCGCTGATCTTAGGATTAGCCGCAGTTGCCGGAGCGGAGCCTGATCATGCAGGCACGACGCCCGCTGCTGGAGCAGATTCAAGCGGTCAGGGCTCCAGCACATGGGAGTTCGGTCCATTCCTGAACGGCGGAGTCGGTCTCGGAAATCGCTCTGATTTTTCCTTTCTGTCTCCGGGCTTCCAGGTGGGCAAGACGCTGACTCCGGTGGTGAAGGCTGGTCCGCTGAGCGGCCGGTTTGAATTTGCGGGCAACATCATGCCTCTTTGGCTGGCCTTTACTCCGGCCCCGCACTCGCAGATAGCCATTGCCTCGGATGGAACGCCGGTTCTTCAACAGGTGGGCGGCGGCACATTTACCGGTCTCAGCATTACGCCGGTAATCTTCCGCTGGAATTTCGCAAACCATTCACGCCGCTTCAAACCCTGGGTTCAGGCGGCTGGCGGCCTGATCTATACGACCCACAAGTTTCCGCCGAATATTGAGGTTCCGAAGGGAACGCCGGGTGGGACTTCGGTATTCAACTTCTCCCCGCAAGGTGGAGGCGGTTTTCATTATTTCCTACGTCCGCGACGGTCAATTGATTTTGGCGTGAACGCGGTACACATTTCTTCCGCCTCCCTGGGCGATAGAAATCCTGGAGTAAATGCCAGCCTGCAGTTCCAATTGGGCTACACTTGGTGGAAATAA